A region from the Microcebus murinus isolate Inina chromosome 3, M.murinus_Inina_mat1.0, whole genome shotgun sequence genome encodes:
- the CHST10 gene encoding carbohydrate sulfotransferase 10 isoform X2, whose translation MHHQWLLLAACFWVIFMFMVASKFITLTFKDPDVYSAKQEFLFLTAMPEVGKLAEEKPFPEELKPTGKVLPDSRLVQPLVYMERLELIRNVCRDEALKNLSHTAVSKFVLDRIFVCDKHKILFCQTPKVGNTQWKKVLIVLNGAFPSIEEIPENVVHDHEKNGLPRLSSFSNAEIQKRLKTYFKFFIVRDPFERLISAFKDKFVHNPRFEPWYRHEIAPGIIRKYRRNRTETRGIQFEDFVRYLGDPNHRWLDLQFGDHIIHWVTYVELCAPCEIKYSVIGHHETLEDDAPYILKEAGIDHLVSYPTIPPGITVYNRTKVEHYFLGISKRDIRRLYARFEGDFKLFGYQKPDFLLN comes from the exons TGTACAGTGCCAAACAGGAGTTTCTGTTCCTGACAGCTATGCCGGAAGTGGGGAAGTTGGCAGAAGAGAAGCCCTTTCCTGAGGAACTGAAG CCGACTGGGAAGGTGCTTCCTGACAGCCGGCTTGTTCAACCCCTGGTCTACATGGAGCGCCTGGAACTCATCAGAAATGTCTGCAGAGACGAAGCCCTGAAGAATCTCTCGCACACTGCTGTCTCCAAGTTTGTCCTGGACCGAATATTTGTCTGTGACAAGCACAAGATTCTTTTCTGCCAGACTCCCAAAGTGGGCAACACCCAGTGGAAGAAAGTTCTGATCGTTCTAAACG GAGCGTTTCCTTCCATCGAAGAGATCCCTGAAAATGTGGTTCATGACCATGAGAAGAATGGCCTCCCTCGCCTCTCCTCCTTCAGCAATGCAGAAATTCAGAAGCG cttgAAAACATACTTCAAGTTTTTTATCGTAAGAGATCCCTTTGAAAGACTTATTTCTGCATTTAAAGATAAGTTTGTTCACAATCCCCGGTTTGAACCTTGGTATAGACATGAGATTGCCCCTGGCATCATCAGAAAATACAGGAGGAACCGGACAGAGACCAGGGGGATCCAGTTTGAAGATTTTGTGCGCTACCTGGGTGATCCAAACCACAGATGGCTAGACCTTCAGTTTGGGGACCACATCATTCACTGGGTGACATATGTAGAACTCTGTGCACCCTGCGAGATAAAATACAGTGTGATTGGACACCACGAGACCCTGGAGGACGATGCCCCATACATCTTAAAGGAAGCCGGCATAGACCACCTGGTATCCTACCCAACCATCCCTCCGGGCATTACCGTGTATAATAGAACCAAGGTGGAGCACTATTTTCTGGGCATCAGCAAACGAGACATCCGACGGCTCTATGCGCGTTTTGAAGGAGACTTTAAGCTCTTTGGGTATCAGAAACCAGATTTTTTGCTAAACTAA